One genomic window of Candidatus Krumholzibacteriota bacterium includes the following:
- a CDS encoding DUF4268 domain-containing protein: MRRLVWAGCAISKRIVVVGLKGFGKQSYSLLAVGVRSVSPVSVVGLHPCQSAPISPQLPLLGWAPGGSLTSQSGTKKWGRSDFEDGSKNVELLDALKLQQKEIEQELGDALEWERLDTRRASRIGVYTEGSIEMTASELASIREWAILRLLGFRKVLGPKIKKILSQ, translated from the coding sequence ATCCGCAGGCTCGTCTGGGCCGGCTGCGCGATATCGAAGCGGATCGTCGTGGTGGGATTGAAAGGATTTGGGAAACAGTCGTACAGCCTGCTCGCTGTCGGAGTCCGGTCGGTATCACCGGTGTCGGTCGTCGGGCTGCATCCGTGCCAGAGCGCTCCGATAAGTCCGCAGCTCCCGCTGTTAGGCTGGGCGCCGGGAGGCAGTCTAACATCTCAGAGTGGTACTAAAAAGTGGGGCAGGTCAGATTTCGAGGACGGCTCGAAGAATGTCGAGCTCCTGGATGCACTTAAGCTTCAGCAGAAAGAGATCGAGCAGGAGCTGGGAGATGCCCTCGAATGGGAACGGTTGGATACAAGAAGAGCATCGAGAATCGGTGTGTATACAGAGGGATCGATCGAGATGACAGCATCGGAACTGGCAAGCATCAGGGAATGGGCGATACTGCGGCTGCTCGGATTCAGGAAGGTCCTCGGGCCGAAGATCAAGAAGATCCTGTCCCAGTGA
- a CDS encoding zinc ribbon domain-containing protein, producing the protein MPVFHGGDHAARDEQTKGLTVQTKGQVVNGLKYTCPKCGNTGYDVDEFRATGGFLTKIFDIQSKRFTTVSCSRCRYTEIYRADSSMLGNIFDFFTD; encoded by the coding sequence ATGCCGGTATTCCACGGTGGAGACCACGCCGCGAGGGACGAACAGACGAAAGGGCTGACCGTGCAGACGAAAGGACAGGTCGTGAACGGACTCAAGTACACGTGTCCGAAATGCGGGAACACCGGCTACGACGTGGACGAGTTCCGCGCCACCGGCGGGTTCCTGACGAAGATCTTCGACATCCAGAGCAAGCGGTTCACCACGGTGAGCTGCTCGCGGTGCCGGTACACCGAGATCTACCGCGCCGACAGCTCCATGCTCGGCAACATCTTCGACTTCTTCACCGACTAG
- the secF gene encoding protein translocase subunit SecF has translation MKFFGETHINFASFRNRAFIISGVLIVAGLVSLAIKGGPDLSIDFMGGTLVQVSFKEAVPVGEVRDVVERAGFEGSHIQNFGGPNDYLITIEKLEEAGRASANLMDALETVAPGLNWRVVEERELAPDASEHFEGGNLVIVEADSLPELGGLESAVKAAGVGIITAAAETETRIAFRLPFLGIEAKAAEQLKAALVAAFPGQEVSFERTETVGPKVGEELQNRTWAAIIISLFGILIYITWRFEFKFAIGAILALIHDVVITLGIFSLLDKEISMVVVAAFLTIVGYSLNDTIVVFDRIRENFGLRRRESYENMINISINESLSRTVITSLTTLIVVLFLFFMGGEVIHDFAFALLIGVVVGTYSSIFVASPVLIEWQNRIAGRLKKQKK, from the coding sequence ATGAAGTTCTTCGGCGAGACGCACATCAATTTCGCGAGCTTCCGGAACCGGGCGTTCATCATCTCGGGGGTCCTGATCGTGGCGGGGCTCGTCTCGCTCGCGATCAAGGGCGGCCCCGACCTCAGCATCGACTTCATGGGCGGCACGCTCGTGCAGGTGAGCTTCAAGGAGGCCGTGCCGGTCGGCGAGGTGCGCGACGTCGTCGAGCGGGCCGGGTTCGAGGGGAGCCACATCCAGAACTTCGGCGGGCCGAACGACTACCTCATCACGATCGAGAAGCTCGAGGAGGCCGGGCGCGCCTCGGCGAACCTCATGGACGCGCTCGAGACGGTCGCCCCGGGGCTGAACTGGCGCGTCGTCGAGGAGCGCGAGCTCGCCCCCGACGCCTCGGAGCATTTCGAGGGAGGCAACCTCGTCATCGTGGAGGCCGACTCCCTGCCGGAGCTCGGCGGGCTCGAGTCGGCCGTCAAGGCGGCCGGCGTGGGCATCATCACCGCCGCGGCCGAGACGGAGACGCGCATCGCCTTCCGCCTGCCCTTCCTCGGGATCGAGGCGAAGGCGGCCGAGCAGCTCAAGGCGGCCCTCGTGGCGGCCTTCCCCGGCCAGGAGGTCTCCTTCGAGCGCACCGAGACGGTGGGCCCGAAGGTGGGCGAGGAGCTCCAGAACCGCACCTGGGCGGCGATCATCATCTCCTTGTTCGGAATCCTGATCTACATCACCTGGCGGTTCGAGTTCAAGTTCGCCATCGGCGCGATCCTCGCCCTGATCCACGACGTCGTCATCACCCTCGGGATCTTCTCCCTGCTCGACAAGGAGATCTCGATGGTCGTCGTCGCCGCCTTCCTCACGATCGTGGGGTACTCGCTGAACGATACGATCGTCGTCTTCGACCGGATCCGCGAGAACTTCGGCCTCCGCCGCCGCGAATCCTACGAGAACATGATCAACATCTCGATCAACGAGTCGCTGAGCAGGACGGTGATCACCTCGCTCACCACGCTCATCGTGGTGCTCTTCCTCTTCTTCATGGGCGGGGAGGTCATCCACGACTTCGCCTTCGCGCTCCTGATCGGCGTGGTGGTCGGCACCTACTCGTCGATCTTCGTGGCAAGCCCGGTGCTCATCGAGTGGCAGAACCGCATCGCCGGGCGCCTGAAGAAGCAGAAGAAGTAG
- a CDS encoding ferritin-like domain-containing protein, with protein sequence MGTRGIEIVGMDVERVLELLEKAFADEWLAHYQYWLGAKVVAGPMKDAVIAELLQHAADELRHAEMVTTRIIQLGGTPLTSPDKWLEWTNCAYEAPDDPFVRKILEQNIAGEQCAIDVYNAMIQEVGLKDVVTYNMAASILQDEVEHEEDLQSLLEDLGVFLKQ encoded by the coding sequence ATGGGAACCAGGGGAATCGAGATCGTGGGGATGGACGTCGAACGGGTGCTCGAGCTTCTCGAGAAGGCCTTCGCCGACGAGTGGCTGGCCCACTACCAGTACTGGCTCGGCGCCAAGGTGGTGGCGGGGCCGATGAAGGACGCCGTCATCGCCGAGCTCCTCCAGCACGCCGCCGACGAGTTGCGCCACGCCGAGATGGTGACGACCAGGATCATCCAGCTCGGCGGCACCCCGCTCACCTCGCCCGACAAGTGGCTCGAGTGGACGAACTGCGCCTACGAGGCGCCGGACGATCCGTTCGTGCGGAAGATCCTCGAGCAGAACATCGCCGGCGAGCAGTGCGCCATCGATGTCTACAACGCGATGATCCAGGAGGTCGGCCTCAAGGACGTGGTGACCTACAACATGGCCGCCTCGATCCTCCAGGACGAGGTCGAGCACGAGGAGGACCTGCAGAGCCTGCTGGAGGACCTGGGGGTGTTTCTGAAACAATAA
- the secD gene encoding protein translocase subunit SecD, translated as MSRGLRFKVIITLVVLLGSLYFLIPTIRIATMSPEERARRSVEDVEGYDRLMKQAIKLGLDLSGGMYLALEVDDSKLKDSEKIDVVDRAREIIVNRVDQFGVAEPIVQREGQKRIIVQLPGLQDPDRARRLIGQTAMLEWRLIRQQQELAAVLNKMDRILRGIPADSLVETADLETEIGVVPDTAAVADVAAAPSLDTLLTGSPVETPSMNVPLQTVDRDKPFTSLITSVYRDWLLVAEGDIPAVRRLLASPEAADAIPGDSRFIWYDEWINIPEGGRGKFLFLVSTEEGVSGKNLVNASTSPNPSSPTQLIVNFRFNRRGAREFSRFTGENTGRFTAIILDGKIRSYPIIRVKIPDGQGYIEGNFTDAEARDLSIILRAGALPVDLNVVEERTVGPSLGADSIRMGVRAAIFGLVLVVLFMLVYYKISGGIASLALLFNLIILCGLLAYLGAALTLPGIAGIILTIGMAIDANVLIFERIREELRKAKTIRSAVDAGYDRAFTTILDANLTTLITAVVLWQFGTGAIKGFATTLSIGIIASMFTALVFSRMIFDLWTRSGRVKKLSI; from the coding sequence GTGAGTAGAGGACTGCGTTTCAAGGTGATCATCACCCTGGTGGTGCTGCTCGGGTCGTTGTACTTCCTGATCCCGACGATACGGATCGCCACGATGAGCCCGGAAGAGCGTGCGCGCAGGTCGGTCGAGGACGTCGAGGGCTACGACCGGCTGATGAAGCAGGCGATCAAGCTCGGGCTCGACCTGAGCGGCGGGATGTACCTCGCCCTCGAGGTGGACGACTCCAAGCTCAAGGACAGCGAGAAGATCGACGTCGTCGACCGGGCGCGAGAGATCATCGTGAACCGCGTCGACCAGTTCGGCGTCGCCGAGCCGATCGTCCAGCGCGAGGGGCAGAAGCGGATCATCGTCCAGCTGCCCGGTCTCCAGGATCCCGACCGCGCGCGGCGGCTCATCGGCCAGACGGCGATGCTCGAGTGGCGGCTGATCCGCCAGCAGCAGGAGCTGGCCGCCGTCCTCAACAAGATGGACCGCATCCTCAGGGGCATCCCGGCGGACTCGCTCGTCGAGACGGCCGACCTCGAGACCGAAATCGGCGTCGTGCCCGACACGGCCGCGGTCGCCGACGTCGCCGCGGCCCCGTCGCTCGACACGCTTCTCACCGGATCGCCCGTGGAGACGCCGTCGATGAACGTGCCGCTCCAGACGGTCGACCGCGACAAGCCGTTCACATCGCTCATCACGAGCGTCTACCGCGACTGGCTCCTCGTGGCCGAGGGCGACATCCCCGCCGTCCGGCGGCTTCTGGCGAGCCCCGAGGCGGCCGACGCGATTCCCGGCGACTCCCGGTTCATCTGGTACGACGAATGGATCAACATCCCCGAGGGCGGGCGCGGCAAGTTCCTCTTCCTCGTCTCCACCGAGGAGGGCGTCTCGGGCAAGAACCTCGTCAACGCCTCGACGAGCCCCAACCCGAGCTCGCCGACGCAGCTCATCGTGAACTTCCGGTTCAACCGCCGGGGCGCGCGCGAGTTCTCCCGCTTCACGGGCGAGAACACCGGGCGGTTCACGGCGATCATCCTCGACGGCAAGATCCGCTCCTACCCGATCATCCGGGTCAAGATCCCCGACGGACAGGGCTACATCGAGGGCAACTTCACCGATGCCGAGGCGCGCGACCTCTCGATCATCCTGCGCGCCGGCGCCCTGCCGGTGGACCTGAACGTCGTCGAGGAACGCACCGTCGGCCCGAGCCTCGGCGCCGACTCGATCCGCATGGGGGTCCGGGCCGCCATCTTCGGCCTCGTCCTCGTCGTGCTCTTCATGCTCGTCTACTACAAGATCTCCGGCGGCATCGCGTCGCTGGCGCTCCTGTTCAACCTGATCATCCTCTGCGGCCTGCTCGCCTACCTGGGCGCGGCGCTGACCCTGCCGGGGATCGCCGGGATCATCCTGACGATCGGCATGGCGATCGACGCGAACGTGCTCATCTTCGAGCGCATACGCGAGGAGTTGCGCAAGGCCAAGACGATCCGCTCGGCGGTCGACGCCGGGTACGACCGGGCCTTCACCACGATTCTCGACGCCAACCTGACGACCCTGATCACGGCGGTCGTCCTCTGGCAGTTCGGCACGGGCGCGATCAAGGGGTTCGCGACGACACTCAGCATCGGTATCATCGCGTCGATGTTCACCGCACTCGTCTTCAGCCGCATGATCTTCGATCTCTGGACGAGGAGCGGACGCGTGAAGAAGCTGAGTATCTGA
- a CDS encoding DUF456 domain-containing protein produces MDIFLSILQHTGLVLFYLLLFALDVLIFAGVPGGWVAFAGIVIWDIATGFSTVGWPLLIVMAGLLTVGEIVESLLGVVYVAKKGASKWGVLGAFIGGLVGAIVGSAALPFVGTVLGALAGAFLGAVALEYAYYNSMDEAMKTGFAAFVGKLAAFFVKLALSLVVLGIFIWRSWG; encoded by the coding sequence ATGGACATCTTCCTCTCGATCCTCCAGCACACGGGGCTCGTCCTCTTCTATCTCCTGCTCTTCGCCCTGGACGTGCTGATCTTCGCCGGCGTGCCCGGCGGGTGGGTCGCCTTCGCCGGGATCGTCATCTGGGACATCGCGACGGGGTTCTCGACGGTCGGCTGGCCGCTCCTCATCGTGATGGCGGGGCTTCTCACGGTCGGCGAGATCGTCGAATCGCTCCTCGGCGTCGTCTACGTGGCGAAGAAGGGGGCCTCGAAGTGGGGGGTGCTCGGCGCCTTCATCGGCGGGCTCGTGGGGGCGATCGTGGGCTCGGCGGCGCTGCCCTTCGTGGGCACGGTGCTCGGCGCCCTCGCCGGCGCCTTCCTCGGCGCCGTCGCCCTCGAGTACGCGTACTACAACTCGATGGACGAGGCGATGAAGACCGGCTTCGCCGCCTTCGTCGGCAAGCTCGCCGCCTTCTTCGTGAAGCTCGCCCTCTCGCTCGTCGTCCTCGGCATCTTCATCTGGCGGAGCTGGGGGTGA
- a CDS encoding alpha/beta fold hydrolase, giving the protein MIRSRLAAGALVVLAFSALLAALPPAIGRGGALAVETDAVLETAAVAFLDLFFAGRYEEAGARFDSTMTAMAPPAKLAEIGEALRGQLGEFLERGAARTERGDEWTAVFVRCRFEAAAVEMKVVFDAASRIAGFFVVPAQAHHAWTCPAYADTLRFTEREVTVGAPGWPLPGTLTVPAGPGPHPAVLLVHGSGPNDRDETVGHNRPFRDLAWGLASRGVAVLRYEKRTRAHAARVAEMLDSLTVREETVDDAVAALASLRAEKEIDTARVFLLGHSLGGTLAPRIAARDGKVTGIVVMAGAARPLEDLILDQMTWILAFDGETSEADRRKLEALRRRVARVKDPSLSADTPPDSLPFGVHAAYWLDLRGYGAPAEAARLDLPILVLQGDRDYQVTGRDAARWEAALAGHPLAAFRGFPGLNHLFIAGEGPSAPVEYETPGHVDEAVIEEIVRWMGMR; this is encoded by the coding sequence ATGATCCGATCGCGCCTCGCCGCGGGGGCCCTCGTCGTCCTCGCCTTCTCCGCACTGCTTGCCGCCCTCCCGCCGGCCATCGGCCGGGGAGGCGCCCTCGCCGTCGAGACCGACGCCGTCCTCGAGACGGCGGCCGTCGCCTTCCTCGACCTCTTCTTCGCGGGCCGCTACGAGGAAGCCGGCGCGCGCTTCGACTCGACGATGACGGCGATGGCGCCGCCGGCGAAGCTCGCCGAAATCGGCGAGGCGCTCCGCGGCCAGCTCGGCGAGTTCCTCGAGCGGGGCGCCGCGCGCACCGAGCGCGGCGACGAATGGACGGCCGTCTTCGTCCGCTGCCGCTTCGAGGCGGCCGCGGTGGAGATGAAGGTCGTCTTCGACGCCGCCTCCAGGATCGCCGGCTTCTTCGTCGTGCCGGCCCAGGCGCACCACGCGTGGACCTGCCCCGCCTACGCCGACACCCTCCGCTTCACCGAACGCGAGGTGACCGTGGGCGCGCCCGGCTGGCCGCTTCCCGGCACGCTGACGGTGCCGGCGGGGCCGGGACCGCATCCGGCCGTCCTCCTCGTCCACGGCTCGGGTCCGAACGACCGCGACGAGACGGTGGGTCACAACCGGCCCTTCCGCGATCTCGCCTGGGGGCTCGCCTCGCGGGGCGTGGCCGTCCTCCGGTACGAGAAGCGCACGCGCGCCCACGCGGCGCGCGTGGCGGAAATGCTCGATTCGCTGACCGTCCGCGAGGAGACCGTCGACGACGCCGTCGCGGCCCTCGCCTCGCTCCGGGCGGAGAAGGAAATCGACACGGCGCGCGTCTTTCTCCTCGGGCACAGCCTCGGCGGCACCCTCGCGCCCCGGATCGCCGCGCGCGACGGAAAGGTAACCGGGATCGTCGTGATGGCGGGGGCGGCCCGCCCGCTCGAGGACCTCATCCTCGACCAGATGACGTGGATCCTCGCCTTCGACGGCGAGACGAGCGAGGCCGACAGGCGCAAGCTCGAGGCGCTCCGGCGTCGGGTGGCCCGCGTCAAGGACCCATCCCTCTCCGCCGACACGCCCCCCGACTCGCTCCCCTTCGGCGTCCATGCCGCCTACTGGCTCGACCTGCGCGGGTACGGCGCGCCCGCGGAGGCGGCCCGGCTCGACCTGCCGATCCTCGTGTTGCAGGGCGACCGCGACTACCAGGTGACCGGGCGGGATGCCGCCCGGTGGGAAGCGGCCCTCGCCGGGCATCCCCTCGCGGCGTTCCGCGGCTTTCCCGGGCTCAATCACCTCTTCATCGCGGGGGAGGGGCCATCGGCGCCGGTGGAGTACGAGACGCCCGGGCACGTCGACGAGGCGGTCATCGAGGAGATCGTCCGCTGGATGGGAATGCGCTGA